The Poecilia reticulata strain Guanapo linkage group LG4, Guppy_female_1.0+MT, whole genome shotgun sequence genomic interval GACATATGGATGAGCAGAACATTGGATGTATTCCACTGACGACTAAAGACGTAACAAAATCTGGgcatacaaatattttttttcccatactGTACATTCTTCTAAAATTATCCTGAACAAAAGaacaatgattaaaaatatatatccttAAGTTTCTAAACTGCCTATTaacttcagtgtttcatttaaagAGTGTAAAACGAAGCActattattcataaaaaatgagtaaaaaagtGATCAACATACCTTCTGAGAGGACGGGGAAGCCTTGATGTAGAACGGATTGTTGGCTTGCTCCTGCTTTCTGGCTTCCCTCCTCtgggaaagaaacaaaatccgCATCATGAATTAATCCACGAATAACCTCCTTACTCCGTTTTAGCACAAGCAGGGATCCACAGGAGAAGGCagataaataatgtttaaacaCTGAGCTAAAgatcaatacttttttttttccattaaacaatCACTGCCTGGGAATATATCCATACTATATCTTTGAGAATTGAGAATGTCAAACGAATATGCAACTGAAGGTGAAAAAAAGAGGACTTGTATCAACCACTGCCTTAAACTAAATAATGAAACGCAGATAACGGGAGCAAAGTCTTCTGCACCAAAGTGAAGCCGGTAAAATGTGCAGCTGCTGCGTTCCTCCATGCGTACCCTTGCGAGCTCTTTCTCGTCCACCTCCGTGTGACGGGGTCTGGAGTGTTTCGGCTCCTCCTTCGCAAAAATCGCCTTTGGCTGCTCGTCCTCAGACTCGCTTTCAGAAGGCGGTTCGTTGATCCAGGCGTCCAGGTCCAGGCTTCACAGGCATACAAAGATTTTCACACTTCAGTAGTCAAAATAATTGTGAATGTCGGTACATggtaaagaacaaaaacaaacaaacaaacaaaaaaaaaaaacgcactgACCCTTCAGGAACAGGAACTTTCTTCTGCGCTTTCGGGGCCACGGGGTTGAGTTCTCCTGCAAACAGCGCGTTGACTTCCTCTGCCACTTCCACGTCCTTCTGCTGGAGCTTCTGGATGTACTTGACCAGCTGCAGGATGCAGGACGCCTGAAGACAGAAGATGAGCCAGTCAGCATTGCACATACTCAACCAGATTAGTTTGTCTGGGTGTGACCCGTTCAGCTCCCCGTTTGTCTCACCCTCTCCTGGACTTCGAGGTTGGCGCTCTGCACAAACAGCGGCAGCCTGTCTATCATTAGCTGGCTGGCTTCCTGCGCAGCTGTGCTGTCcgtgttcccctcctcgccctTCAGCACCGTTGCAAACAGCTTGGCTGCGTTCTGAACATACACAGCCTGGATGTGGCCCGGCAGCGTGGCCACCTTGGGCCGTAGCATGGCCTCTAGCGTCTGCGTCGGGTTCTCCAGGTGTCTGCCAAAACGATACGATTTACATAACCGCCCGCATTCGGAGTCGTCCTCCGCTCGGCGCATTGCGTGTGGAAACACAAACTCACTCAGAGAACTCGCCGCAGATCCAGGCCGCAGCGTACAGAACCTCGCAGATGCCGTTCCGCTGCGTGTTGCCCGTCAGCAGGTGGGCGTTGTCCAGCAAAGTGGCCATCTGAGCGACGGCAAACACTCGTATGGCCTTCACCCGAATGGCGACGTCCAACATCTGAGAGGCGATGAGGTGGCCGTGTCGTGTGCCCTCTAATCGGGTCAGCTCCACCAGGATGCTGATGTACCTGTCAGTCACGCACAGGGCAGCGAGCGGTGTTCAATCCAACCAAGTCGAACTCTGAGCGAGGCAGAAAAGAGCGCAGGCAAATGGCAAAACAAACCATTCAAAGTTGGTGATGTACTGGTAGTTGCTCTGGCTGCAGATATCGATGATCTTGGTGAGAAGCTCGTCCCTGTAAGTGGTTCCTTCGGCTTTGTCCACATGCAGCATCAGCTTCTTTACAATCTCCATCAAGTTCTTCTTAGAAACCTGGACGAAGCAGAAATGCGACCCGTAATGACGAGTTAAGGTTTGATTCAATGTCTCTTACCttaattaaaaagacaacaaatcaaaaacatattGCTGAGGCTAACGATACACATTTTACTCCATGCACGAGCTCAATGAGCTTCCCGTTTATTCATCCTGAACAAACCTCATAATGTGCTCGGTTTTGTTGCCAACTTCCAATTTTTGTAAAACTCTTGACCTTACGATAGAGATTTAATCTTATTCTGGATAAAACAAGCACTACTTTCTTCATACCACCCTGCTGTGTTATCAACTTTCATTGATACTAATGTCAGCTTCCACATCTTTGTGCTCCCTCCCATTTCACTTTACACATCTCACCGAGACGAAAATGGCTTTTACATGCATGTTCACATACGGCATACATGGGTCAAACAGTGTGGTGTGCCGTTTCGGCTCCATACCATGCCGTAGAGAAGGTCCAACGCTCTGAGACGAATGGACTCATCTTTGTCGTCGAGACACTGCAGGATGAGGTCCTTATGAGACTGGACAGACTTGGGGTGAGTCTTCAGGATCTTGGACATGGCGAGCAAGCCCAAGTATTTCACTGCACAAAGATGAAAATGCACAACCTCATACGATGAACCTGATAGATTACAGCTCCTAATGTTTTGCTAGTTCTTATGCCTGCTGATACACAATTTGTTTAGACAGccaattattaatttatatgGATATTATTAATCTCAGTCCTTTTAAGCTGCATCACAGTCCAGCTGTAAATGCATTCACCCTGAAAgggctttttaaagtttaaatacttcAGTCATTCCATTGAAGGAATAAAACTCATCTTGATGAGAATAATTAGACACAGactgatatataaaaaaaaaaaaattcagttcattttcatGAGTATGGCCAACAACTGAGGAAAACGTTAAACTGAcgtttctcagaaaatgtgaacGTTACCGAAGAgcaattgaattatttttatatagGAACATTGCACTCGTGTGCACAATAATAGGAAGAGGTACGACTCTGCAGTCACCCACACTCTCTTGTAGAAAAGCACATTGCTGGAAAGATTAGTGGACAGAAAAAGTGGGGTAGAACACTATGCATAAGTAACAGCCTCAAGAGGACTGCGAAGGAAAGACTCTTCAAGAAGTTTCCgttttcattagctgcaagccataatcatcacaactaaagagaaataaacacttAGATCACTCTGTCATGAACagagttattgaaataaattcatttcatGATTTTCTAATTCATTGAGATCATCCTGTATATAACCTAAGTCCTACTACAAGCTACatattcaaaaaggaaaaaaaggaacacaaaacacacaggaCAATGGAAAGGACAAACACACGTACACACAGGAGactagttttgttttgatttatccTTTAAATCCCTGACAGATGTTAATCACACACCAAAAGGATTTTCTAAAATAGGCATTCTGTCAGTCGGGCAGGGAATAATGAGGCCTCTCAGCTTTCTCAATCAATAAACGTGAAGCAGTGACCTTGGGCGAGGAGAGGCTAGGTGCAGCGAATACCATCACACAAACGGCCAGCCACTGACGTCGCTACTtcacaaaaacagcagatgaCGATTAATACCATCTTTTACAAGTTATATCATGCAACGGGATCCATTTTTGCACAAcgcattttcttttactgtgggcaacaaaatgaataaatcatttaaagtcAGTTTTCCCACATCGTCATTTCTTACTCCTGTTCATTGAAATAACGCAGCAAAGCCTCAGTTTCTAAATTTAAGCTAAAAAGTTCACAAAGTGtagctcaaaagaaaaaagaaaaaaagaaacgcaactTGAATATGTATTAGTGTTTACTCTGTCATTGTCCATTTATATGTAAGACACAAGTTTGCCAGCCTGCTGGTTATACTCTTGTTAGTGTGTAAGTTTGTTctgtaaacattaaaaccattttCCCAAAGGGGAACTAATAATTTTAGGACCCTGAATTAGCTCCACATTTGAGCCGTTTCTCTTCAACTGGTTATGAGCAAGTCTTCCTAAAATGAAAGCTAagaatttaagtaaaaatagaTTCATGTTAGAGCCTAATCTTTGCTTCTCACAAAATACTAGAGATGCAGATTtcaaaatttttatatattcttttaAGTCTGGCCACAGAAGGAGCTTTCAATCCAAGATTTAAATGATGATTTTCAATATTATCctcatttatgaataaaaagcaaatttaCCTAACTTTTATCCGACATTTATGAACAACTACAACTAAGCGGTTGGTTGATGTGTTTATTGATGAGAATCTGTGGGATTTTAATTGTAATACATTAGAAAACTTTACAATTGTTCACTATTTGACCTGCTGATCACAAAACTGAGCAAATTAGAGTAAAACTTGCTCAATTTAATAACTTTAGCATTGTTCTGCTCTAAAATCTCTCAAAGATTTTCTGATAAAAGCAAGATGCAAGACTAAAACAGAGCCCACCTCTGAAGAccaggggagaaaaaaaaaaaaaaaaaagggtcatgATATTCATGCatgctttacattttttccatttttggttgatAGGCAGTGCTTTCTCTGTCAGTATCTTTATTCGGATCTCCAAAGCTCTGATACAAAGCAGGTTCAGCAGCGAGGTTTACCACCTCTAGTTCCCATAATAAGGTATTTGTTTTGCGTCACAGTACAGGCCGCTGTCTAGACGTACCAGACATCTGGTTCTGAGGAGCAACAACGATGCTCTAAAACCAAGCcacatttgatcaaaatatcttgaatattttttcctttcctctcatTAACTCAAAAACCAGGGGGAAGATAAAAGGATAAACAAAACGTTAAACCTCAAATTCTAATATACTACCACCAGAGATCCACTGTCTACACCGCACACACACAACTACCTAGAAATGGATGTCCGGATAACTCGAATGGCTGACTACAACAACGTAAACACCAAAACTGTTGTCGATACACAAGTTCAGCTTAAAgccgccccccccccccaaactgGCTGGTTATAGAGCTACAAACTAAAGCAGTCTGAAAAAGAACAGTGAAAGCTTCTTCACAGTCAAACTCAGCAATTTGCAGATGCTGCTTAGGAACAATGGTATTCCAAGCAGGCCTTCTAATTTAGTAAAAGTGCAATAATGTTCGAGTTATCCAGAGTCAGGAGGTCTACGGTCCGGTCGTCTACGAGGGCCGACTGTTCCACAgtcagaaacacacagacaatGAGAAAATGACACACTGCAGGCATTGACAGAGGGCTCACAGTTCTGGTCCGAGTCTTCTATCAGGATTCGCAGTTTCTGCACACAGAGCTgtgggaaagagagagaaagaaagagaggaacaggagaaaaacaaagggaGCAGAGGAATTAATGATCTAAACCTTTCCACACCAGGTCTGATTCCCAAaaggaaatatgcaaaaaaaatgaaataaaatctagagTAGCTATCTTTCCGGATCACAGAAAAATGagctgaatgaaaaatgtcttttggcCTTCCAATCAGACAGACCATTTGCTCATCATGCATTATGATTCAGCTGGAGTGGAAAGGATTGCATTGAGCGCAATTTCCATGCAAACTTAAATAGGTGCGATGGAAAGCTGGAGCTCCCTACCTGGATGCTAGCGCTGTGGTTGGGCATCCCAGAGGACAGAGAAATCAACACTGCAATGAAAGACAACAAGGCGATTAGCTCAGGTCTGGAATCTTTACAGAAGTTTGACTTACATATTTGGATAAATGAGATTTGCTAGATggcaaaatgcatttttaacttTCGGTGCTTACAAACGCAACAGTAGGAGTTGTGGTTTAAGTCTACGAGTCAAATTCCTTAGAAACATAATTTGTTGAATGCATTCCCCACAGATTCCCAGTACTCACCTGCAATTACAGTGTTGACACATTCATACAGCAAAGACATGGCAGAGGTGCTGTGGGAGAGAAAGATGAGTTAAAGAGCAAGAACAGATTCATTTGCCTCAAACTGGAATATTTTAGCATccataggaaaaaaatataagcaGGACTTTGATCTCACCTGTGGATTAAGTTTGTCAGAGGCTCAATAAGCTTCTTCCCCAACCTTGGCTCCAGAGGCGTGAGCGCACCAAACTGTCAGGAGAGGAAAAGGGTGACAATATTGTCAAACTAAATATTGGAGCTACAGTGTGAGGATTTTGCCAGTTTTCCATGCGAAAGCTTCAGCACAGATTAAACTTGACTATAAAGCTGCAAATGACACGACTCTGTTGGTAATCCTTTATCTGTAGTATCCTAAGTGTCATGTGATCTTGTGGGAAGAAGAGGCATCATTTCCTCTTTCAGTGTACATGCACTCttttaaatagcaaaaatacttaaaaagcataacacaaaaacaaatacaatagAACAAAAAGCACTGAAGCGGATTATTTCTTTGCTCCGGACCTACTAGTGTTGAGAATTCTCATGTTTCTAGTGTTTTCGTTTGATGCGCCTGCTCCAGTCGTCCTGTTAACTTACCAGTTTGATGATCTTAATGAGAACCCAGTTATTGGTGGAGGAGGTCATAAGCTTGAAGAAAAGGGGGGCGAGAGACAGGTAGTTCTTTGGGTTTCTCCTCGCCAGCTCACAAATCACATTGACGGCTGCTGACTGGACACCTGAGAGAGCAGAGAATAATTaaacagagggggaaaaaaagccagtGTGATTGCAATGTCAATTCGATTCAAAGTGTGTATATTGTGCATAGCGGGGGGGAAAAATCCCCAATGATAATAATGCGAGagcaaccaaaaacaaaatttagaataacaattatgttttatgtgtaGCAGGTAAAGCCAGAATACACATTTGAATCTCAGTTCCATTAATGGACGGGTAGAAGTAAATAAAGTAGATGGCAACATATCATAGTGCCATCACATACGCCTCCAATAAGCACcacaaactgattgaaaatgtctttctgtaCAATAAACTAAATACATGTCTTGGTAATTACCTGGATCTGGGTCCTCCAGTTTCTCCTTCAGTCTTGGGAAAGCGGGGCGCAGAGATTCTGGGTACTTTAAAAATACCTTATACATGATCAGCACAGCTTTCTTCCTGATGTAGGGTTTGGTGTGGGACATCTGagtaaaaaacagcaaagaaaatgagaaatacaatagttttattcaaatatacATTATATTATACATTTCTGAtctgttctgaaaaaaaaaaaaaaggcctagAGGGAAAACCGGACATCCAGggcagggaaaaaaacaaaaagaaaaacaacaggacACTGGAGGATGAGCCATGCAGATAAACTTGACATTTTCTGTGACTCACCAGTGTCATAATGTCATTAGCGAGATCCCGTGCCAGATCAGGGGTAACAAAACAAGACAGGCCTGTTAGGGCAACACCTGTGTCATACTGGTTGGGACTACTGAGATCCTgcggggaggggggggggatatagccagaacagaaagaaaaattattgatttaatgaAAACCAGTCAGCTCACAACAAAGCATGAGCATCAAGGCGCACAAAACAGGTGCATCGCTGACCTTTcggatctgattggttgtcagCATGATGACATCTGTGCTCTCGTGAAAGCACTGCGAGGCTGCCAAGTAACCAATCCTCTGCAAAAAGGAAGGCAAACACATTCATCAGCAAGCTGACAGGAATGTACCTGAACAGCGCATTTCCCAGAGAGGATCCACGGTAAAACTTTCAGAAAAGCCACTTTCTGTTGCGAGATGAGCTCAGCAATAACACAACCGGAGTCCTACCTTGTATGTGAACTTGGAGGAACTCATGACTTCAACGATGTTGAAAGCGGCCCAGCTGACATCGTAGCCCAGCATCTGAAGCTGTAAAACAGACGGGACGGAGACGGTGGGCATAAGAGGAGAAGAGGGGGCGGCTTTAAACTGTGTCTGcgataaatacagaaactgtAAAGCTCTGAATGTGAGCAAAGGCGGCAAAATGGACGGAGGTTTAAACCTCGATGCGTTTGCaatctacaaataaaaacaaaactgattacattttaattggaAATTGTGCTGCTAGTAGTGGTGAAATCTCCAGCTGCAACACATTACAAGCAGCTACAATGTTACAGAGTTCACCTGATAAAGCTTTACAAGAAGCCAtgagaaatatttcacaatcaTTTTGTTCTGCATATCAAGGTGATTCCATCTACATCATTTCTTCCAATGATAAATAACACCATATATTCATAATAACCGAACATAATCAGATTCTATcacttttttccctctcttaaaaaaaaactgcaaattgaTTAACAGTATATTGCACAATGTctaacaagacaaaaataaaactgactacAGTTTTCTGTGCTTCTCTCACGTGTCTTGCAGCGGAATGCACATCAATACTTAATCCTGCAAACCGCATGGAGCAACGCTTTCATTTTTAGCAGGCGCTTAAAAACGAGGACATGGTCTTCTACCAGAAGAAGCAGGGAGGGAATGGATTAAACCACCAGCGCTACACAGAGTCTCatctgtgtgtgcgtgagtgtatATGTGCGGAGCAGAAGTGACAGGCGGCGGAGTGAGCAGGCAGAGGGGATCTTACGTAGGTGAGCTTGCACACAGCATTGGCCTTGACAGCAATGTTGTCTTGCTTGAGCTCCTGTTTGATCTCGTCGATGCACGTGGAGATGTATTTGGCCTGCGGACAGACAAAAGGAGCGGGCGAGGGGAGAACAGACAAAAGCAAGACACCAGATCAGATTAGGTGGAGCAATATCCGGAGCGGCATGTTTCGGCCGAGCAACAGAAGCCGGCTGCAACGATCCCGGTTGTTCTGTTGTCGCTCTCCAGTCAGTCAACAGAAGGGGGAACTAAGTAAACAGTTTGCACAAGTCCTGCCCTTCATGTCGCTCTCCATCCAAGACTGCATCTATTGACGCGCCTACTGTTGGCTCAGGGAGGCAGCCGAGTCACACGTCAAGCCGTAATCGAATACAATTGtcttccaataaaaaaaaaatgtaaaaagcagtaaaaaaataaagcagaaaacatggaagagGACATTGTTTAATCTGTGTCTGGTTTATTACTTCAAAACTTTAACTTGCAGTGAAAGTTATTACTGCTGTTTGGTGTCGAATGataacttttttcaaaaagcaCATTGAAATACAGCTTATTATTGAATGGGCCAAATGAGTACATTTAgcctgaattaaaaaaaaaagtgaaataaactcaTTTGAATAGTTGGAATTGAAGTTCcaacaatttcttttaaaaataaatagaaaacacaaagtagagttTCTTaagaagatatttaaaaacgGTGATATGAGGAGGCAGAGCCTTCTACAACTTAATGATGATGAATGAAGAATCTTGATTAGCGTTCATTTTTCCACAGGTCTTTCAGTAGCAACTGAGAAGTTGACCTCAGAGCTCTGACTGGAGAATTACTGCACAACACATCAGCAATCTATCCAGGTGAATATTCTGACTCCTGGGTGCTACAacaccttttccttccacttaactttccttTCTTATACTTGGACAAAGCCAAAGCACTGAAAAGTAAATTTCTTTAGGAACAGCTTTTGTGGCTTACACTTCTTATGAAAAGTCCATTTCTTTAGGAACAGCTTTTGTGGCTTACACTTCTTATGATGGGCTGATAAGGACTCTGCTAGACAACGGTCAATTCaacaagttttactttttaacctACTGAAATAATTACCACTTCTGCGAAAAGCTCTGAATCATTCGGATGCAACTGCAAAAAAGGTCGAACCAgccaacaaattaaaacaattagaaTCCTGAAAAGATCATCTCCAAACAAATAGAATACATTATTCAATTAgggtttaataaaacaattcatttaattcagCAGTGGGGAGTCAACAGCTTTCATGCAAGAAACCAAGTCAGCCATTGTGTTGAGAGGGGCAACCCCACTAAACAAACACATATAGCTATGTGGAGTGTGCTGGTCATGTGTATGCAGTCATGAGACAGCACAgtgacaggaggaggagggtggggggggCAAGGGTTGCTGAGCTCTGCTGCTGACGATCCAGGAGACGCTGCGTTTTCCAGAGATCGCACAAGAAGAGACGGTCTTACTCAATGTCGCTCAGAACCaatcaaaataactcaaataacTGGGGCAAGGCCAGCACACTGATACCAGTGGCTTCTACCTAAACAGGGCTGGAACTTTACTAGAGCGTGCGAGTTCTCCAAGTCGTCCCATTTCCTTTCTTTGAACAGAAGAAACCAACAAACGGCTCGGAATAATTTCCTATACGGGTTCCCTAAACTGTTCAGCGGCATCCTCACGCATTTCTTCAATTTGCTGTCTGTGCAGAAACACCAAAGAGGGAACGAATGAATGAACCGTGTGAAAGATCTCGCTCCCATGTGAAAAGCAAACGGAGAGCATGAGAAAATGCGGGCTGCCCACGGTTAGCACACACTCACAGGAAGACAGAGACGTagtattaatattttagcaaacTGTCCACTGTCGGCTGGGCAACCGGCAACTTATCTGGGCGACCAGGGTTAGGTTACAACTGTCGCCGAGTACAAAACCACGATCCGAGTCAAGAGATCAAACCCAAAGAGGCTTGAAGGACGCAGCAGGTCCCATAGTTTTATTTAgaacatttgatttgtttttttttatagaaactgCTGGTTTAGTTGCTGCGAAACAATTCTGCCCATCAGATGAGACTGTGAGGGGGCCAAAGTCTGCCTTTGCTCCTAGAGCTGCAACATGGATGATATCATCAAACACAGGCAGCCTGATTCCTAGGCCGCTCTGTGCATGTCGAAGCCGCTGCTTCAACAAGGTCCCCATCATTCGCTCTAAGAACCAGTTGGAGGAAGGAGATGACAATGAATCACAGTTTACCAGGAAATTACTGGTGAACTgcggaaacatttttttaggaCATTTGCCTTCGAGTTCGTTGCAGACGCAGATTATGTGTACGACAAAGGTTTaattgttgtgattttattctgttttagcAGAATGGAGATGTTTTTCGCCCCTGGGTTAAAGGTTAAGTAAGAATACACAATAATGTAGCTACAGGGGGGGTCAAAATGTAACTG includes:
- the ap3d1 gene encoding AP-3 complex subunit delta-1 isoform X1 translates to MALKIVKGSIDRMFDKNLQDLVRGIRNHKEDEAKYISTCIDEIKQELKQDNIAVKANAVCKLTYLQMLGYDVSWAAFNIVEVMSSSKFTYKRIGYLAASQCFHESTDVIMLTTNQIRKDLSSPNQYDTGVALTGLSCFVTPDLARDLANDIMTLMSHTKPYIRKKAVLIMYKVFLKYPESLRPAFPRLKEKLEDPDPGVQSAAVNVICELARRNPKNYLSLAPLFFKLMTSSTNNWVLIKIIKLFGALTPLEPRLGKKLIEPLTNLIHSTSAMSLLYECVNTVIAVLISLSSGMPNHSASIQLCVQKLRILIEDSDQNLKYLGLLAMSKILKTHPKSVQSHKDLILQCLDDKDESIRLRALDLLYGMVSKKNLMEIVKKLMLHVDKAEGTTYRDELLTKIIDICSQSNYQYITNFEWYISILVELTRLEGTRHGHLIASQMLDVAIRVKAIRVFAVAQMATLLDNAHLLTGNTQRNGICEVLYAAAWICGEFSEHLENPTQTLEAMLRPKVATLPGHIQAVYVQNAAKLFATVLKGEEGNTDSTAAQEASQLMIDRLPLFVQSANLEVQERASCILQLVKYIQKLQQKDVEVAEEVNALFAGELNPVAPKAQKKVPVPEGLDLDAWINEPPSESESEDEQPKAIFAKEEPKHSRPRHTEVDEKELARRREARKQEQANNPFYIKASPSSQKVYQEAPGVEHIPVVQIDLNVPLKVPGLPMSDQYVKMEEERRQKERAEKKKKEKKKRKEKRSGRGKKHDSAPESEEDITPAHMVDIVTEEMPENALPSDDDERDPTDPHKALDIDLDNLMESAGRRPLADSEKLPVRSHRAAEAQKSPTDGETENATLPEPKKKSSKEKREKKKDKERDRKKSKDEKKKKKHKHEDKEEDLLGGQADEPVLQSEETSQVAEPPASSSTTAEVSDLDFWLSNAPVPSNTQEAATVVAAAAAPAASVTAPNSEPDEPKDTEMEEMKSSKHKKKKQKKEKEEKEKKKKKKHHHHHHHGDGAGDESVQNGTVEEEEPLPPMSNYCLLAENSYIKMMMEDADEVYDIQGNLQDGSQVVVSVIFENKCSSFLKSMEFNVLDSLNSKLQRPEGSGPHDGLVVPFQLPPGVSNEARFVFTVQSIVMPQKLKGTLTFIVKNEDDSTHEKLDFKLHFTCTSYLITTPCYSDAFAKLLESGDLKSSSVRLEGVNMPFHHLLARICFHHHFSVVERIDSCASMYSRSIQGHHVCLLVKTSAQTVSIDAKCDEPTLLGNVLDEIKQTFSQC
- the ap3d1 gene encoding AP-3 complex subunit delta-1 isoform X5, with the protein product MALKIVKGSIDRMFDKNLQDLVRGIRNHKEDEAKYISTCIDEIKQELKQDNIAVKANAVCKLTYLQMLGYDVSWAAFNIVEVMSSSKFTYKRIGYLAASQCFHESTDVIMLTTNQIRKDLSSPNQYDTGVALTGLSCFVTPDLARDLANDIMTLMSHTKPYIRKKAVLIMYKVFLKYPESLRPAFPRLKEKLEDPDPGVQSAAVNVICELARRNPKNYLSLAPLFFKLMTSSTNNWVLIKIIKLFGALTPLEPRLGKKLIEPLTNLIHSTSAMSLLYECVNTVIAVLISLSSGMPNHSASIQLCVQKLRILIEDSDQNLKYLGLLAMSKILKTHPKSVQSHKDLILQCLDDKDESIRLRALDLLYGMVSKKNLMEIVKKLMLHVDKAEGTTYRDELLTKIIDICSQSNYQYITNFEWYISILVELTRLEGTRHGHLIASQMLDVAIRVKAIRVFAVAQMATLLDNAHLLTGNTQRNGICEVLYAAAWICGEFSEHLENPTQTLEAMLRPKVATLPGHIQAVYVQNAAKLFATVLKGEEGNTDSTAAQEASQLMIDRLPLFVQSANLEVQERASCILQLVKYIQKLQQKDVEVAEEVNALFAGELNPVAPKAQKKVPVPEGLDLDAWINEPPSESESEDEQPKAIFAKEEPKHSRPRHTEVDEKELARRREARKQEQANNPFYIKASPSSQKVYQEAPGVEHIPVVQIDLNVPLKVPGLPMSDQYVKMEEERRQKERAEKKKKEKKKRKEKRSGRGKKHDSAPESEEDITPAHMVDIVTEEMPENALPSDDDERDPTDPHKALDIDLDKPLADSEKLPVRSHRAAEAQKSPTDGETENATLPEPKKKSSKEKREKKKDKERDRKKSKDEKKKKKHKHEDKEEDLLGGQADEPVLQSEETSQVAEPPASSSTTAEVSDLDFWLSNAPVPSNTQEAATVVAAAAAPAASVTAPNSEPDEPKDTEMEEMKSSKHKKKKQKKEKEEKEKKKKKKHHHHHHHGDGAGDESVQNGTVEEEEPLPPMSNYCLLAENSYIKMVYDIQGNLQDGSQVVVSVIFENKCSSFLKSMEFNVLDSLNSKLQRPEGSGPHDGLVVPFQLPPGVSNEARFVFTVQSIVMPQKLKGTLTFIVKNEDDSTHEKLDFKLHFTCTSYLITTPCYSDAFAKLLESGDLKSSSVRLEGVNMPFHHLLARICFHHHFSVVERIDSCASMYSRSIQGHHVCLLVKTSAQTVSIDAKCDEPTLLGNVLDEIKQTFSQC